From one Syngnathoides biaculeatus isolate LvHL_M chromosome 12, ASM1980259v1, whole genome shotgun sequence genomic stretch:
- the si:ch211-223a10.1 gene encoding uncharacterized protein si:ch211-223a10.1 isoform X2, with product MHPIPSRSLSNGDIFDFVQGGNLEQCKAIMQNDRSVLNQKGWGGFTPMHYAALHGNRALVDLFLSNAADPNLTCDAGQSAFHFACRQGNIDIIHKMRRHGADLRAVDLQGKSSLHHAVTGGSIVAVHYLWETEMFRFTDTDTHRMTPLHLAASTGNTDMVRYLLRDQRCAVDAVDQQGATALHVAAERGCVEVCWTLLQKAKCRALHEKNLSGLRPLDLSKQGKTFRHRQLTKLLSQYMNMPISHKPKDSNVLYYWILIFPSLSGATILLIAAMLGGYGGLLCGLLLPCLARSIFTQYHRMAAYQRLPNPIYPGTLIAGLLHSLVCFYGKIAPSVGPSTALVQVSTVHFCLVLGLFFKILTQDPGMLECADADPRFSCIADLVEKNQSSNRFCPYCELFQPDYTKHCKFCNVCIQHYDHHCLFLNRCIGQANHRLFLIFILSVLTGHFLFVATATRYLYDKMSASGMLSWLTCLGSEFWVTGMTIMNAGTLLWEVWLLTEQLHAVAMATTTYFRYYGNVRRHRSLGQRWITVVTFLLEGRRQLDSGPTSDDNVPIDI from the exons ATGCATCCGATACCTTCACGTTCCCTGAGTAACGGGGACATATTTGACTTTGTACAGGGAGGAAACCTTGAGCAGTGCAAAGCCATCATGCAAAACGACCGCTCGGTCCTCAACCAAAAAG GCTGGGGTGGTTTCACTCCGATGCACTACGCTGCCCTCCATGGTAACCGAGCCCTGGTTGACCTTTTCCTCAGCAACGCCGCCGACCCCAACCTGACCTGCGACGCGGGACAGTCAGCTTTTCACTTTGCTTGCAG GCAAGGAAACATCGACATCATTCATAAAATGAGACGGCACGGAGCCGACCTGCGTGCGGTAGACCTGCAAGGAAAATCCTCTCTGCATCACGCTGTGACTGGTGGCAGCAT CGTTGCCGTGCACTATTTGTGGGAGACGGAAATGTTCCGTTTCACAGACACAGACACGCACCGGATGACCCCCCTTCATTTGGCGGCATCGACAGGCAACACAGATATGGTCCGGTACCTCCTCAGAGACCAG CGTTGTGCCGTGGATGCTGTCGACCAACAGGGGGCGACGGCACTTCACGTGGCGGCCGAGCGAGGATGCGTTGAGGTCTGCTGGACTCTGCTGCAAAAAGCCAAGTGCAGGGCCCTGCACGAGAAGAACCTCAGCGGACTCAGACCGTTGGACCTCAGCAAACAAGGGAAAACATTTCG GCATCGCCAACTCACCAAACTACTGAGCCAGTATATGAACATGCCAATCAGCCACAAGCCCAAAGACTCTAATG TTTTGTACTACTGGATACTGATTTTTCCAAGTCTGAGCGGAGCCACCATTCTGCTGATAGCAGCCATGTTGGGAGGTTATGGTGGTCTCCTTTGTGGTTTACTCTTGCCTTGCCTGGCCAGAAGCATCTTCACTCAGTACCACCGCATGGCCGCATACCAGAG GTTACCCAACCCCATTTACCCGGGGACCCTCATAGCAGGCTTGCTCCATTCCCTGGTTTGCTTTTATGGGAAAATAGCGCCTA GTGTCGGGCCGAGCACCGCCCTGGTCCAGGTGTCGACGGTCCACTTCTGCTTAGTCCTCGGTTTGTTCTTTAAGATTCTGACTCAGGACCCCGGGATGCTGGAATGCGCTGATGCGGACCCTCGGTTCTCCTGCATCGCTGACCTAGTTGAGAAGAACCAAAGCTCTAACAGGTTCTGTCCCTACTGTGAG TTATTCCAGCCTGACTACACTAAGCACTGCAAGTTCTGCAATGTGTGCATCCAGCACTACGACCACCACTGCCTCTTTCTAAACCGGTGCATTGGCCAGGCTAACCATcgcctcttcctcatcttcatcctctccGTGCTGACAGGCCACTTCTTGTTTGTCGCCACGGCAACAAGGTACCTGTACGACAAGATGTCAGCCAGCGGCATGTTGTCGTGGCTCACGTGCCTGGGGAGTGAGTTCTGGGTCACGGGGATGACGATTATGAATGCCGGGACACTCTTGTGGGAGGTGTGGCTACTGACAGAGCAGTTACATGCCGTCGCTATGGCAACGACGACTTACTTCAGATACTATGGAAATGTGAGGCGGCACAGGTCACTTGGACAGCGCTGGATTACGGTGGTGACGTTTCTGCTCGAGGGACggagacagttggacagcggcCCTACAAGCGATGACAACGTGCCAATAGACATTTAA
- the si:ch211-223a10.1 gene encoding uncharacterized protein si:ch211-223a10.1 isoform X3, whose protein sequence is MHPIPSRSLSNGDIFDFVQGGNLEQCKAIMQNDRSVLNQKGWGGFTPMHYAALHGNRALVDLFLSNAADPNLTCDAGQSAFHFACRQGNIDIIHKMRRHGADLRAVDLQGKSSLHHAVTGGSIVAVHYLWETEMFRFTDTDTHRMTPLHLAASTGNTDMVRYLLRDQGATALHVAAERGCVEVCWTLLQKAKCRALHEKNLSGLRPLDLSKQGKTFRHRQLTKLLSQYMNMPISHKPKDSNVLYYWILIFPSLSGATILLIAAMLGGYGGLLCGLLLPCLARSIFTQYHRMAAYQREQLSSFQVTQPHLPGDPHSRLAPFPGLLLWENSAYALVQVSTVHFCLVLGLFFKILTQDPGMLECADADPRFSCIADLVEKNQSSNRFCPYCELFQPDYTKHCKFCNVCIQHYDHHCLFLNRCIGQANHRLFLIFILSVLTGHFLFVATATRYLYDKMSASGMLSWLTCLGSEFWVTGMTIMNAGTLLWEVWLLTEQLHAVAMATTTYFRYYGNVRRHRSLGQRWITVVTFLLEGRRQLDSGPTSDDNVPIDI, encoded by the exons ATGCATCCGATACCTTCACGTTCCCTGAGTAACGGGGACATATTTGACTTTGTACAGGGAGGAAACCTTGAGCAGTGCAAAGCCATCATGCAAAACGACCGCTCGGTCCTCAACCAAAAAG GCTGGGGTGGTTTCACTCCGATGCACTACGCTGCCCTCCATGGTAACCGAGCCCTGGTTGACCTTTTCCTCAGCAACGCCGCCGACCCCAACCTGACCTGCGACGCGGGACAGTCAGCTTTTCACTTTGCTTGCAG GCAAGGAAACATCGACATCATTCATAAAATGAGACGGCACGGAGCCGACCTGCGTGCGGTAGACCTGCAAGGAAAATCCTCTCTGCATCACGCTGTGACTGGTGGCAGCAT CGTTGCCGTGCACTATTTGTGGGAGACGGAAATGTTCCGTTTCACAGACACAGACACGCACCGGATGACCCCCCTTCATTTGGCGGCATCGACAGGCAACACAGATATGGTCCGGTACCTCCTCAGAGACCAG GGGGCGACGGCACTTCACGTGGCGGCCGAGCGAGGATGCGTTGAGGTCTGCTGGACTCTGCTGCAAAAAGCCAAGTGCAGGGCCCTGCACGAGAAGAACCTCAGCGGACTCAGACCGTTGGACCTCAGCAAACAAGGGAAAACATTTCG GCATCGCCAACTCACCAAACTACTGAGCCAGTATATGAACATGCCAATCAGCCACAAGCCCAAAGACTCTAATG TTTTGTACTACTGGATACTGATTTTTCCAAGTCTGAGCGGAGCCACCATTCTGCTGATAGCAGCCATGTTGGGAGGTTATGGTGGTCTCCTTTGTGGTTTACTCTTGCCTTGCCTGGCCAGAAGCATCTTCACTCAGTACCACCGCATGGCCGCATACCAGAG AGAGCAGCTGTCTTCATTTCAGGTTACCCAACCCCATTTACCCGGGGACCCTCATAGCAGGCTTGCTCCATTCCCTGGTTTGCTTTTATGGGAAAATAGCGCCTA CGCCCTGGTCCAGGTGTCGACGGTCCACTTCTGCTTAGTCCTCGGTTTGTTCTTTAAGATTCTGACTCAGGACCCCGGGATGCTGGAATGCGCTGATGCGGACCCTCGGTTCTCCTGCATCGCTGACCTAGTTGAGAAGAACCAAAGCTCTAACAGGTTCTGTCCCTACTGTGAG TTATTCCAGCCTGACTACACTAAGCACTGCAAGTTCTGCAATGTGTGCATCCAGCACTACGACCACCACTGCCTCTTTCTAAACCGGTGCATTGGCCAGGCTAACCATcgcctcttcctcatcttcatcctctccGTGCTGACAGGCCACTTCTTGTTTGTCGCCACGGCAACAAGGTACCTGTACGACAAGATGTCAGCCAGCGGCATGTTGTCGTGGCTCACGTGCCTGGGGAGTGAGTTCTGGGTCACGGGGATGACGATTATGAATGCCGGGACACTCTTGTGGGAGGTGTGGCTACTGACAGAGCAGTTACATGCCGTCGCTATGGCAACGACGACTTACTTCAGATACTATGGAAATGTGAGGCGGCACAGGTCACTTGGACAGCGCTGGATTACGGTGGTGACGTTTCTGCTCGAGGGACggagacagttggacagcggcCCTACAAGCGATGACAACGTGCCAATAGACATTTAA
- the si:ch211-223a10.1 gene encoding uncharacterized protein si:ch211-223a10.1 isoform X1, with protein sequence MHPIPSRSLSNGDIFDFVQGGNLEQCKAIMQNDRSVLNQKGWGGFTPMHYAALHGNRALVDLFLSNAADPNLTCDAGQSAFHFACRQGNIDIIHKMRRHGADLRAVDLQGKSSLHHAVTGGSIVAVHYLWETEMFRFTDTDTHRMTPLHLAASTGNTDMVRYLLRDQRCAVDAVDQQGATALHVAAERGCVEVCWTLLQKAKCRALHEKNLSGLRPLDLSKQGKTFRHRQLTKLLSQYMNMPISHKPKDSNVLYYWILIFPSLSGATILLIAAMLGGYGGLLCGLLLPCLARSIFTQYHRMAAYQREQLSSFQVTQPHLPGDPHSRLAPFPGLLLWENSAYALVQVSTVHFCLVLGLFFKILTQDPGMLECADADPRFSCIADLVEKNQSSNRFCPYCELFQPDYTKHCKFCNVCIQHYDHHCLFLNRCIGQANHRLFLIFILSVLTGHFLFVATATRYLYDKMSASGMLSWLTCLGSEFWVTGMTIMNAGTLLWEVWLLTEQLHAVAMATTTYFRYYGNVRRHRSLGQRWITVVTFLLEGRRQLDSGPTSDDNVPIDI encoded by the exons ATGCATCCGATACCTTCACGTTCCCTGAGTAACGGGGACATATTTGACTTTGTACAGGGAGGAAACCTTGAGCAGTGCAAAGCCATCATGCAAAACGACCGCTCGGTCCTCAACCAAAAAG GCTGGGGTGGTTTCACTCCGATGCACTACGCTGCCCTCCATGGTAACCGAGCCCTGGTTGACCTTTTCCTCAGCAACGCCGCCGACCCCAACCTGACCTGCGACGCGGGACAGTCAGCTTTTCACTTTGCTTGCAG GCAAGGAAACATCGACATCATTCATAAAATGAGACGGCACGGAGCCGACCTGCGTGCGGTAGACCTGCAAGGAAAATCCTCTCTGCATCACGCTGTGACTGGTGGCAGCAT CGTTGCCGTGCACTATTTGTGGGAGACGGAAATGTTCCGTTTCACAGACACAGACACGCACCGGATGACCCCCCTTCATTTGGCGGCATCGACAGGCAACACAGATATGGTCCGGTACCTCCTCAGAGACCAG CGTTGTGCCGTGGATGCTGTCGACCAACAGGGGGCGACGGCACTTCACGTGGCGGCCGAGCGAGGATGCGTTGAGGTCTGCTGGACTCTGCTGCAAAAAGCCAAGTGCAGGGCCCTGCACGAGAAGAACCTCAGCGGACTCAGACCGTTGGACCTCAGCAAACAAGGGAAAACATTTCG GCATCGCCAACTCACCAAACTACTGAGCCAGTATATGAACATGCCAATCAGCCACAAGCCCAAAGACTCTAATG TTTTGTACTACTGGATACTGATTTTTCCAAGTCTGAGCGGAGCCACCATTCTGCTGATAGCAGCCATGTTGGGAGGTTATGGTGGTCTCCTTTGTGGTTTACTCTTGCCTTGCCTGGCCAGAAGCATCTTCACTCAGTACCACCGCATGGCCGCATACCAGAG AGAGCAGCTGTCTTCATTTCAGGTTACCCAACCCCATTTACCCGGGGACCCTCATAGCAGGCTTGCTCCATTCCCTGGTTTGCTTTTATGGGAAAATAGCGCCTA CGCCCTGGTCCAGGTGTCGACGGTCCACTTCTGCTTAGTCCTCGGTTTGTTCTTTAAGATTCTGACTCAGGACCCCGGGATGCTGGAATGCGCTGATGCGGACCCTCGGTTCTCCTGCATCGCTGACCTAGTTGAGAAGAACCAAAGCTCTAACAGGTTCTGTCCCTACTGTGAG TTATTCCAGCCTGACTACACTAAGCACTGCAAGTTCTGCAATGTGTGCATCCAGCACTACGACCACCACTGCCTCTTTCTAAACCGGTGCATTGGCCAGGCTAACCATcgcctcttcctcatcttcatcctctccGTGCTGACAGGCCACTTCTTGTTTGTCGCCACGGCAACAAGGTACCTGTACGACAAGATGTCAGCCAGCGGCATGTTGTCGTGGCTCACGTGCCTGGGGAGTGAGTTCTGGGTCACGGGGATGACGATTATGAATGCCGGGACACTCTTGTGGGAGGTGTGGCTACTGACAGAGCAGTTACATGCCGTCGCTATGGCAACGACGACTTACTTCAGATACTATGGAAATGTGAGGCGGCACAGGTCACTTGGACAGCGCTGGATTACGGTGGTGACGTTTCTGCTCGAGGGACggagacagttggacagcggcCCTACAAGCGATGACAACGTGCCAATAGACATTTAA